Below is a window of Camelina sativa cultivar DH55 chromosome 11, Cs, whole genome shotgun sequence DNA.
TAATGTTCTTCGAGTCCGACCCCGTGTAGAGAAGGTCACCAGAAGCGGCTAGCGAGTATATATGCCCTTCTTTTCTTACAATGGATCCAATGAGACCGTTGGTCTCGAGGACATTGTCTTCATTGAAATCCGCACCCCAAGGGGGCGACACGCGGGCCCAAGGTGACATTACACAAGGAGAACCTTCACCGCTGGTCGGACCGCTGCTCATTGTCGAGGCCGAGACGCTGCTAAATCTCTGGTGACTTGCTTTGCTGTTGCCACTGACGAGATCGTCTGGAGGGAATATTCCGTCGTGGTCAGCTTTCAAGAGATCACCAAATTTAGGTCTCGGTTTGGGACCATCGCTAAGGTCGTGGCTATTGAGATTATTGTTATATGGATCAGTCTGGAGATCAACGACCATGGTACCACCCGTTTCGTTCCTCATCTCTTTATCACAAAAGTCAAATgcttgattttaaaataaagattatAGAATAGTGGATAGAATTAatctctttttacttttttttttgtctaggggatttttttttggggttgtgATAGCTATGAATAAGAAAGTTGAAGGGTAATATGTGTTTGTAGATTTTGGCTGGCAAAGAAAGACAGAGATTATAATGGAGATTTAAACGGGAAAAATGGAGGGTCTAGAACAAGTTCTGACTTTTTtagaagtttatttttttgttttgtcaacgaCTCTTGGAGAATTGTTTATGGGTGTTATGTTAGTGGGTTACGATAAATGATCCTATAAATGCACTCTTATANAGTTCCCCGCTATAGCGAGACATAGCACTGCGGATTTGTGGCCTTTGAGAATTCCTCCGGTGAATACCCGCNAATTGTTTATGGGTGTTATGTTAGTGGGTTACGATAAATGATCCTATAAATGCACTCTTATATACAAGACTACAAATATCTAAAAAGATTGACCATTTGTTATATGTGATGGGGGTGCTTCACACGTGGTTGTTGCTTGTTACCAGATGAAGCTTCTATGATTTTTCGTAAGAGTAGATAAATGCTAAGTAAGCTTATGAGTATTATTGCcaagaaaatgagagaatatGTGTTACTTTACTATTTTTGCTATATTTTAAACCACACTAATAccatttctaattttattaaaaggttatatatatctattatactCTTGAATATATGATTTGCAAACTTTTAAGCACTCTGTTACATTGAAATATTGAACTATGACATTCTTTGTTAAATGCACCTAAGGTTCTAGATACATTGGAATATTAGGCACGCAACTGAAAGGTACTTAGACCAAATCTCCTCCATATCTCATTCCACATAGCTTTACTGCCTaaaaatatctttgtttttggttttgtttttgattggttaaagataaataaaaatatatgtaccaTACTGTCGAGCATTTGTTGTCCTTGTCCCACAAGGCCACACAACACTTGATATATCCAGACAAATATTCTTAGTAACGGattttaattaaacatatacTCATATTAAAAGGACTATACACCACTTGAAAAGATTAGGCAAATTATTTAGGCATGATTCCACTACTTGTTAATTGTACGTTAACCGTGAAAATGGCTTTTTACATAGCAAATCGTTCTTTTGTTCTTGCTACTTGTTGCGAACTTCATTCAATAATTTGTTTGTCTACTATTCTGATATATTTAGTAGAGTCGtggaaaaacaaatttttgcgTTGATTGTGTAATCAAGACTGCATGccacattttttaataataataaaatagactACATGCCattttataacaaaagaatGTACACTTATTGTGTAagaaaaactttgttttttactttctttttttatcaagCATTAAGCCCTTACCTTAGTAGGTAAATTATCCTGATATTAATTCAACTTCTGACCAACTTTTTAAATCCTGGTACTATGTATGTatatagaagaaagaaagaatagaaaatagcatttttttttaagtattggaaataaaagaacaggAAAAAGCTGGAAGTAGCTTTTTCTGACATAGCTGGAAACCTGGAAGTATCGTCTGATGGGTACTGTACGAAAGAACACAGATTCTGAATGTTTGATATTCTTTGGCCACTCCAAGACAAAACATAAAGGAAGCTGCCCTCTTCTTTTGCATCCTACTTAAAGCCTAGGAACTAGATTAAAAAAGCGAACACAACAAACTCATCAATACTCCAATTCAGTTTCTTCACTTAAAGTATTAACcgtaaataaaatacaaattatagtGTTGCTTCTAACACTTGGGGGATCGAATCGTAAAATCagataatttattatattagtaactaataaaaataaaaaagaactcATTTGACGTCGAAAGACATTGAGAAGGACCAGAGTTGGTAGGCTGAATCAAAAGATCTATGAATTAGAAGTCTAGAACTATAGAAGCATCAATAAGTTATAGTtgttacaaaaaaccaaaaaactataAGGAAGATAAATTAAACAGTCAGTCGCGAAACTTGAACGAGAGATATAGCCAAACACCTTCTGCTATGTCATATCATTTGGACAAAAGCAAGTGAGGATTAGAGTTCAGTTTTGGTCGATGAAATCAGCTGGCAAGTTCAAATCCAATAGAGTGACTTTGTTGTTTATGAAACTTCCTTCTTTCTTGGGACGTTTCTGTGAAGatgagcaaatagtgtcttcCGAGCTCCTTGATCCTGAAGCTTGCTCAGGCCTCGTTGTCACACCTGTATAAAGAATATTAGCTCATTAGGATTTTAATCACTGGTTCATTCATTACTATAATGTTACAATCACAATTAACCGAGAGTTAAATAATTACCGCTTGTACCACCACCACTATCCAAAGGTTGCAATTTGTCAGCACCGCTGGAATTCCAGGAAGCATAAAACTCAGCTGCTTGTTCAATTCCCTTCGATCTGTAAGGCGCAATGTTGTGGATGCCAAGTTGGAGAGAACCAAGTAAGTCATTCTCAATGCACTCGTACATTTTCTTGCAGAGGGTATCGACCGCGACAGACAAATTGATGATTTGAATCCTTATATCCATGACTTTCTCATCACTAAATTCATCAAAGGGTTCCTCAAGGAACTGGGAAAGTTTCTCCACGTTACCCTCAAGTTGTTGCTGCTGATCCTCGAACAAattcttctttatctctctcacCTCAGGGGTCATCTCATCATTGAATAGCTCCTCACCAAACATGTAATATGCAAAAGCATACGAATACGAAAGGACCCGTCTTGATCTGAACAACCGGTCAAGTCCATTGGTGACCCAGCTGAAGTCTTTAAGCTTTAGCTCCCTCTTTTCTGATTTCGTCACTTTCTCAAGGATGGTATCCCTAAGTTTATCTTCTAGCTTTGATGAATCTGTATGTGCTTTGTATCGGTGATGGTAATGCGTATACCTGTCTAAATCTCTCTTCGCTCTTTCCATCTGTTTCTCTTTGTCATCTTGGTACCGACCACAACTGTGACCAGCGATAGTCCTATAAGTGTGATCACTCCCAGTAGCTCCACCACATAGCCAACTGTCCNNNNNNNNNNNNNNNNNNNNNNNNNNNNNNNNNNNNNNNNNNNNNNNNNNNNNNNNNNNNNNNNNNNNNNNNNNNNNNNNNNNNNNNNNNNNNNNNNNNNNNNNNNNNNNNNNNNNNNNNNNNNNNNNNNNNNNNNNNNNNNNNNNNNNNNNNNNNNNNNNNNNNNNNNNNNNNNNNNNNNNNNNNNNNNNNNNNNNNNNNNNNNNNNNNNNNNNNNNNNNNNNNNNNNNNNNNNNNNNNNNNNNNNNNNNNNNNNNNNNNNNNNNNNNNNNNNNNNNNNNNNNNNNNNNNNNNNNNNNNNNNNNNNNNNNNNNNNNNNNNNNNNNNNNNNNNNNNNNNNNNNNNNNNNNNNNNNNNNNNNNNNNNNNNNNNNNNNNNNNNNNNNNNNNNNNNNNNNNNNNNNNNNNNNNNNNNNNNNNNNNNNNNNNNNNNNNNNNNNNNNNNNNNNNNNNNNNNNNNNNNNNNNNNNNNNNNNNNNNNNNNNNNNNNNNNNNNNNNNNNNNNNNNNNNNNNNNNNNNNNNNNNNNNNNNNNNNNNNNNNNNNNNNNNNNNNNNNNNNNNNNNNNNNNNNNNNNNNNNNNNNNNNNNNNNNNNNNNNNNNNNNNNNNNNNNNNNNNNNNNNNNNNNNNNNNNNNNNNNNNNNNNNNNNNNAGCTCCCTCTTTTCTGATTTCGTCACTTTCTCAAGGATGGTATCCCTAAGTTTATCTTCTAGCTTTGATGAATCTGTATGTGCTTTGTATCGGTGATGGTAATGCGTATACCTGTCTAAATCTCTCTTCGCTCTTTCCATCTGTTTCTCTTTGTCATCTTGGTACCGACCACAACTGTGACCAGCGATAGTCCTATAAGTGTGATCACTCCCAGTAGCTCCACCACATAGCCAACTGTCCATAATGAGACACTTCACCATATGACATTTGCTGTCTCAAAGCATAGAAAAAAATGCATAATAGGAAAAGAAAGCAATGGAGAAACACGGTCTTACCAAAAACACTGCCCGCATATACACCTTACGAGATTGCATCCGCCATTCTTTTCCACAGGTTTGCAACATTTGGGACACAGCTTCGTGTGGACGGTTATCCAATTAATCGTCTCAGACTCATCTCGACACTTCTTTCTCCATAGCTCCCACATCAAACAAGAGCAAGGGGAATGGGCTTGACACAGACAACTGAAACAGAACTGAAGACCACAAGAGCATTCAACTTCACACAACTTGTCATCCTCAGCTCGAATTGCATTCCCACAATGGGGAGTGCTCGGACACCACTTGACCATCTTGTTGTCTTCAATGTATGACTCAAGAAGGAAACGATCAAACTTCTTAGCTAGATCAGGACGCCTTTTACTGACTAGATTCCTGACAATATCCTCATCACAGATAGCATTACATTGGTGAGTCATGCATCTAATCCTTTTGCTCTGACCTTCATTTATCTGCACAGTAAAATGCTCCGTCCAgcctaaacaaaacaaaaactgtgtCAAATCCTACATTTGagataaaaaagaacaaaccacAAGAAGGGACTCACAGTTATTGCAATAGCGATGGCCACAGTCCATTCTGGTCATCTGATCACGAGGTAGATCCTCAATGCAGACATCACAGGTCATGAGAGGAAAAGAAGAGTTGTCAAATTGAGAGTCGAAGAGAGTAACACCAGCACCAGAAAACAAGCTGTCTTTGCCTTTCTCAACAAAGACAGCAAACAACTTCTCAACATCCCACTGGTAATGAATAAGAAGAGTACGCGCATGGTGCTCCTTTATCGATAACAAATCCATCACCCTTTGCAAATCTTCTCTCTGCatatcagataaaaaaaaaaccaacaacaaactcaaccaaaagtaaacaaatcataaaaacGACAATTAGAGTTTGGTCATATATTTATTACCTGTGCTGCTAGAAGCGATTCTTGAGTGATGACCTGAAAAAGAACTAGTTGAGTCTAATTCCCAAATccgaaagagagaaacaaaaccctaattttcaaaTTGTCCAATTCATAATTACAGAGTGTTCATAATCCTAGACACACTGTGAAGAAATTGAGAAACTCAGATGAACAATGATGCCGGAACCAGATTCTCAATTCACAAATTTGCAATGAAATCATCGAAATTCAactttgtttttcaaaaattcaaaaaatattcacgaaacacaaaaaaaatccaatcaggaagacgaagagaagcaacaaaattaaaaaaccaaatcaaggAATTGAGAAGATAGAGAGATAACACGAATGAATGAAGGAACAGAGGAAGTAGAGTGGTTGGGTTGTAAGAGGAACCTGAGTGTTAGATTTTTTGGAAGAGAGAGGCTGAAGCAAATCAGACTCTTCATTATCAATCCCATTCAAAGACTCCTGATCGGATGAGTAATAGCAATCCTCTTCCTCTGCGCTATAATAATCATCCATATCTTCCTTCCTGATCAAACCAATTTTTTGGACCACGCGACTAACGGAATAATCGTTGATCAAAGATCGAGATGATCGAAGAAAGGGAGAGAGTGAGGAGGACGGAGAATTATAAAaagggagaagaggagaagggGGAATATTCCGGCGAGATCACAGAGAAGTTCCGGTAAAAGAGTAGAGAGGCGATAGAGGAGGAAGACGAATCGCTCAAagattcctctctctctctcacttttttttttatgcaaaagcAAAACACTTAAAGCTTCTACGTCGTCGTTTCGGTCTTTAATATTTTGCCATAAttgtgaaagttttttttttttggacttgactattatttaatttctctttattttttttccactgTATTCACCAATTAGAGTTGGTTTTGGATAAGTTTTGGGAAATTATtggtatctatatatatacattttttgaaacatttagcaaataaatcatgaagttgTAATCTATTTACAAGTATGCTattgatattaaataattaatttaataaatagatTAATTCTacttatattcaattttttttataaaaactaagtattttaaaatgtaacaaacataattacaaatgaatacaaattttatttcattattttataaagaggtgAATGATGAGTATCACCCCTAGAGGTGAACCCAAATATTTGTCTtacttgataaaaatttgaaaaattgatttaataaaaagtgacttttagcctctggcctcacatactatattttactttcgcGGGTTTCGTATAATGAGtttttgaacatgttgtgtgatccgcctagcatggcaggtttggactatagaaccaacactaaagctattagtttatttcatatattatagatttgtagttattgtttggaaaattaacttataaattatttagtatatgaactacaaaatattacacatactacaacacattcttaatattcaaaaaaaaaaattgtatacacataaaatatacactaacatatcatatagacatatacctctgtttaattatagaaaaaaactaagttttttaaaattttaaattctatctaataacaaatttgatgtaattaggttctaaactgtataaaatgtaagaagaagaaaaaaattataatttaattagataaaagttaattaattggaaatttgaaaactaaataaattaaaaattattatttaaaatataataatttataattatactattagtagtcaaagtaataagtacttTTAATCTGTTGGCAAAAGACAAAGACGgaagtattaaaattaaaatctactatgaatttggttttgttatgaTTGTTTAACTTTCAGTTCAGAtttgtttctcaatcaaatatattctttaatctGATTCTGACGTTTTGAAATTCAAACTGCGATTATGGTTCACTGTTTCgtaaacttttataatattcttcttacatcatttaaaacaaatacaatGAAACATGTGTCAGTTGAAAAACGTAAACATGANaaaaaaaaaaaaaaaaaaaaaaaaaaaaaaaaaaaaaaaaaaaaaaaaaagatttaagatACATGTTTCAGTGTACTTGTgtgttttaaatgattttagaGCAAAGTTACCAAATACTGAACCATTATCCAAAACTGAGAAAGAACACCAAATACATTGCATTATCCACTCTCCATCTTTAACCTCTACACTTTGTATCCACTCAGTTTGATCATATTCTTTTGTAAAGAATGAttctaaaattacaaatcatAGTATATAGAAACATTACACAGCAACAACAACTAATCTGACATTGTTCTTGTCCTAATCCTCGTCATCATCGAAGCGTGTCCTGAAGAGGTAGTCTTCGCCTTCAAGTTCATCTTGATATTGGGATATTGATGGATCTTtgcatttctcattttctttctcatcATTGCATCCTTTTCCCTGACCCAAAAAATGTCAAGAGTTTTCAGAACTCTTAAGAATCTCATCACAAGTTTCGTTTATTCATGAAAAGGTCAATCAAACTCCTATTTTTGACTATCTTGTTTAGGCTCACTTTCAGAAGATATGGAAGAGTCTTCACTGGTTATCAGAAATCAATCTCTATAAAAATGTCTAACTTTGAACATTCAACGTGGTTGAATGTTCCACATGCCTAAATCCTTCTAGATCAGAAACAGATCTTAACAGTTGGAATGACGTTCAATTCAGCATTTATTAGTATTTCTCATTCCATGTTAGGGAGAAGACAACTGAACACGAAGCTCAATATTTTTTGGCAATAAGCTTAACAGCTAGTGGGGAGCTACTAAAAGGCaattaaaacagagaagaaaacatAAACCCTTAAGTAAAGATTCTTGAATCAGCAGTACTGACCTTTCTTAAGATATAGAAGAAATAGTGGAAGCCATCACCATAGTGTTGTATTTCATGGACCAAGAATACTTGGGATCCTTAAACAAAGGACGCCTGAAATGCGGCtgcatgacaaaaaaaaaagagtcttttAGAGCTAGTAATTGAGTGAATGCAAAGTGTATGATCTCAGAAAAGGAAAGGAAAGAGCTTCGACATCAACTTTTGCCGAGAAGAGGCGGTGGTGGGGAGGAGAGTGTTGCCGCTCTGGATGGATCTGTCGTACGAATAGCAAAGAAAacggaagaaagaagaagaaagaaaaagtcaatCGACATAATTACCTTTGTGTGTGTAAGAACATCAATAAGGTTCTCTAGTCCAGTGGTTAAGTAGTTGCTCTATTGTCCTTATTGGTGATGGGATCGAATACCAGTTTTAACGTTGACTTTATTTTTCTGCCAGTTGACTTGAGGATGTGCTTTTTTTGGTCTAGTCAATCAAAGTTAACCAAAATGAATGATTATTGCATCATTACTGTAAATAGAGGAATATTCTGACTAAATACATCatcaaagataaagaaaaaaatatttaatttgataaaatttggttttcataGATCTAAAACCTAACTTGAATAATTTCTAGAGATTTCCTCAGTGTAATACTGTTTCTTGTACCAGCTATGTTGAGTGTATGGATCTGGGATATATCTAACTGAAATAGCTGCAACATGAGCTTGTAATAGAATCTCATAATTCATCAAAGTCATgctaactaaatatataaagatagaaAATTTTCATAGTGTTACtccaaaaatatacaaataaacacgcATTTTTgactattatttaatttctcttttttttttccagtgtATTCACCAATTAGAGTTGATTTGaatatttggttttggatttatttatttttctaagttttggaaaattattagtattatacTACTATATTATTAGTCAATGTAAGAAATACTTTTAATCTGTTTGCAAAAAACTAAGACGGAAGTAAAATAAACTCTGGTTTCTCAACCAATTTATtagggagaaaacaaaaaatatgatagAGGCGACGGCGAATCTAGGTTTTTGAATGTTCTCCAGTGTAATCGCGTCGGATTGGTTTCGGGTTCGTGCGGTCCTCGGGATATCTAATTCGTCTTCTCTATCTTGCCTCTTTTGGCATGTAAGGATACGAATCAATGGTTTTAGCGGAGACGATTTAATCTTCATTtggaattatggtgttaatttGGTATTTTGGATCGCTTTGGATAAGCGGGTTCGGGATCGAGGGATTCGATCGACTTTAGTGAGCCTCGTGGTTGAGATATTCCAAATCTCTCACTCCATGCGATCTGTTTGGTCTTCCAGATCTACTATTAACGACGATGGCGGAGGCTTGATTTGTGTCAGAATTGTGAAATCATATGGTGTTAATTCGGTTATTTGATTCTTTTGGGATAAGCGGATTCGGGGTCGAGGGATTCGATCGGCTTTAATGGGCCTCGTGACTGAGATATTCCAAATCTCTCATTCATTGCGATCTATCTGGTCTGCCCGATCTGCTATTAACGGTGATGGCAGAGGCTGGATTTGGGTAAGATTTTTGAACTCAATTCGAACCAAATTGAGGATTGATTGCAAGGGAGAATATCAAGGGTTCGCTCCTTTTATTTGACAGGATTAATGATGATATCGGATTCTCTTTTGATTCTGGTGTATCACAAGAATTTCGTTAGCCTTTTCTGCTTCGAAAACAAACAGAGGATACGATTGGAAGATACTAACGCAAGGGAGATTTTGGTTATTATTCTGGTGCTGGCATATCAAGTGGCTATCATTTGCCATTTATGTTTCAAATCAGTAGGATTAATAGCTTATTTGACTTGGAATGTTTGGGACTATATAAAGGACCGTGTTGTAGCCATTACTACTCATCACAACTTTCTCTATTTCCTTGTTTCAGTTCTCGGTTTCCTTGCTATATTTTCTGAGAGTTCTCTTTCCTTGTCCGGTTGGTGTTTTCGAGTCTGGATGGTGAGTTTCATCATGTCTCAGAGTGCTTTACTGGGGAAGAATGTGGAGAACAAGAATGATGAGGGTATAGCTCCTAAGTGCAGAATCAAAATCCCatattttgataactcagcttTGATAGCGGGATACTCAAAAACAATGGTGGGTCGCTGTATGAATCCCAGGGTGCAAGATATGAAATCTTTGCTGATCATGCTTCCAAAGTTTTGGCATGTGGAAGGAAGAGTTGTGGGAGCTGACTTAGGGATTGGGaagtttcagtttgattttgacAATGAAGATGATATCTTGGAGGCACTACAGATGGGTCCATTTCATTCCGATGGTTGGATGGTGTCCATGGTGCGTTGGAGTCCAATAGTGGATCCTGCCTACCCTTCGGACTTAACCTTTTGGGTCAGGGTTTTGGATGTCCCATTTCAGTTATGGGCTGAACCAACCTTCCGCAGTATTGGTTCAGAGCTTGTTCGGGTGGAGACGGTGGATATTGATGGCGGGAGAGTGAAAGTAACAGTAAATGGTTTTAAGCCCTTGTGCTTTGATACAATGATCGAGTTTTATAACGGCGAAAAGACCATTGTCAACCTTCGTTATGAGCGTCTTCATGGCTGCTGTAAGAAGTGCTCCAGCCTATGTCATGATTTGGATCATTGCCCATTGTGGGCTACCAACAAGATTACTCTGGCTTTGCATGATCCAGTGGAGGATGTTTCAGTTCGTCCGCTACAGAGTTACAAAGGAGCTGTCATGAATGACAGGAATAAGGGAAAAGGTAAGGAGGTGGAGAGTCGAGGATCATCTCAGCCCAGTCAGCGTCCACCTAAGGGAAAACATGATGGAGGGGCAAAGCGTCGGTCTTCAAGGGAAATGGGTGAACCTTCATCTAAACCCCGCTGGTCCAACAACTCTGTGCAGTTTAATGATCACTGCCACAGGGCTAGACCTACCACGAACGTTGCACCACCCTTGGGTGTAGCTCCAATGGAGGAGTTGGAACAGGGACAAATCCTGGATCAGGTTGAGAAAGTGGCGGTCCAGATTGCAACTTTTGGGGTTCCACCATTGAAGCGGGTTCAGAGACCCCTCTTCCAGGAACCAGAGTCAGATTCATACTCTAGTATGGAAAAAGAAGCGACTTTGGTAGATGCAGGGTCATCAGTTCCGGGTGCTGGTTTGGCTTCACAATTCACTGACTCCGATGCTATGCAATCTGCTTCAACCGAAGTGACCCATGGTGAAA
It encodes the following:
- the LOC104721361 gene encoding probable E3 ubiquitin-protein ligase ARI1; the encoded protein is MDDYYSAEEEDCYYSSDQESLNGIDNEESDLLQPLSSKKSNTQVITQESLLAAQREDLQRVMDLLSIKEHHARTLLIHYQWDVEKLFAVFVEKGKDSLFSGAGVTLFDSQFDNSSFPLMTCDVCIEDLPRDQMTRMDCGHRYCNNCWTEHFTVQINEGQSKRIRCMTHQCNAICDEDIVRNLVSKRRPDLAKKFDRFLLESYIEDNKMVKWCPSTPHCGNAIRAEDDKLCEVECSCGLQFCFSCLCQAHSPCSCLMWELWRKKCRDESETINWITVHTKLCPKCCKPVEKNGGCNLVRCICGQCFCWLCGGATGSDHTYRTIAGHSCGRYQDDKEKQMERAKRDLDRYTHYHHRYKAHTDSSKLEDKLRDTILEKVTKSEKRELKLKDFSWVTNGLDRLFRSRRVLSYSYAFAYYMFGEELFNDEMTPEVREIKKNLFEDQQQQLEGNVEKLSQFLEEPFDEFSDEKVMDIRIQIINLSVAVDTLCKKMYECIENDLLGSLQLGIHNIAPYRSKGIEQAAEFYASWNSSGADKLQPLDSGGGTSGVTTRPEQASGSRSSEDTICSSSQKRPKKEGSFINNKVTLLDLNLPADFIDQN